GACGCCGTCTTGCAGGTCACGCCGGAACTCGTCGGTGGGCTGGCCTGGTCCATCCTGATGGTGTCGGTAATCGCGAACGCGCTGATGTTCACGCTGCAAAGGCGCGACCCACTGCGCGCCAGCGTGTGGTTGTTGCTGGCGCCGGTGTTCTCCTATCTCCAAGCCGCGCTGGTGCTGGGCGAGCCGATCCGCGCGTTCGACGTCGCCGGCTCGGCGCTGGTGGTGGCCGGCCTGGTCATCTCCGGCGCGGTTGACGCAAGGCGCATCCTGCACGCACCGGCGCGTCCGGCGACCGATCAGCTCACCGCGCCGCCCAGATAAGCGTCGCGCACCTCCGGGCTGTCGAGCAGCGTGCTCGCCGCGCCTTCGAGCACGATGTGCCCGTTTTGCAGCACGTAGCCGCGATGGGCGATTTGCAGGGCGAGATTGGCGTTCTGCTCCACCATGAACACGGTCACGCCCTGCCGGTTGATGTGCTGGATCAGGTCCAGCACGCGGTCTACGAACAAGGGCGACAGTCCCATGGTCGGCTCGTCCATGCAGATCAGCTTGGGGCGGCTCATCAGCGCGCGCGCCATCGCCAACATCTGCTGCTCGCCGCCGCTGAGCACGCCGGCGCGTTGGTTCAAGCGCTGACGCAGGCGCGGGAAGAGTTCGAGCATGCGCTCGTAGTCGCGCTGGATTTCCTCGCGGTCGGCGCGCGTATAGGCGCCCATCAGGATGTTCTCGCGCACCGTCATGTCGGGAAAGACGCGGCGCGACTCCGGCACCGACCCAATGCCGCGCCGGATGATCTGCGGCGTGGGCAGGCCGGTGATCGGCTGGCTATCGAACACGACGCGCCCGGCCCGCGGCTTGACCAATCCCAGGATCACCTTCATCGTCGTGCTCTTGCCGCTGGCGTTGCCGCCCAGCAAACACACGATCTCGCCCCGATTGACGCGCAGGTTCAGATCGAAGTGCACCTGAATCGCGCCGTAGAAGGTCTGAATGCCTTCGAGTTGGAGGAGGGGTGTTGAAGGTGTCGCTGGTGTCATCGGTATCGGGGGTGTCGCCGGTGTTGCTGGTGTCGGAGGTGTCGCTGGTGTCATCGGTATCGGGGGTATCGCCGGTGTTGCTGGTGTCGGAGGTGTCGTTAGCGTCGTTGGTGTTCGATCACTTGCTCACCGAGGAGGGACGCGCCTGCGGCAGGACGACGCGCAGGTCGTCTTCGCTGGCCAGCCGG
The window above is part of the Candidatus Roseilinea sp. genome. Proteins encoded here:
- a CDS encoding ABC transporter ATP-binding protein, encoding MTPATPSTPLLQLEGIQTFYGAIQVHFDLNLRVNRGEIVCLLGGNASGKSTTMKVILGLVKPRAGRVVFDSQPITGLPTPQIIRRGIGSVPESRRVFPDMTVRENILMGAYTRADREEIQRDYERMLELFPRLRQRLNQRAGVLSGGEQQMLAMARALMSRPKLICMDEPTMGLSPLFVDRVLDLIQHINRQGVTVFMVEQNANLALQIAHRGYVLQNGHIVLEGAASTLLDSPEVRDAYLGGAVS